Proteins found in one Paenibacillus dendritiformis genomic segment:
- the sufD gene encoding Fe-S cluster assembly protein SufD translates to MSTQITLPVNRDAVANLSARNNEPAWLTEFRLQALDKAATLDNPIFEKTKIDRWNLEAYGQYAEGAAAGSFAALPEGARAVFGEGADPENVLVQHNSAVVYSKLNAELAAKGVIFTDLHTAAREHEELVKPHLMQAVKAEEHRIAALHAALWNGGVFLYVPRNVEVDIPVQALFYTDDSKATFAPHILIVADVNSRVNYVDNYVSGPLSEPVMHNGVVEVFVKPGAKVTYASIHHLGEATTDISFRRAIVENDGRIEWVVGEMNNGNGASDTCSILNGNGSTSDAKVICVGNGEQKLNITTKAVHIGLSSESDMITRAVMRESASSIINGITKIEKGASKANGQQTERVLMLSPKARGDANPILLIDEDDVKAGHAASAGQVNPEQVYYLMSRGVSKEEAENLIIRGFLAPVVAELPNEHLQELLRRYIERKLGQ, encoded by the coding sequence ATGAGCACGCAAATAACTTTACCAGTGAACCGGGATGCGGTAGCCAACCTTTCCGCCCGCAATAATGAACCGGCATGGTTGACCGAGTTCCGGCTGCAGGCCTTGGATAAGGCGGCAACACTGGATAACCCGATATTTGAAAAAACGAAAATCGACCGCTGGAATCTGGAGGCATACGGCCAGTATGCCGAAGGTGCGGCGGCTGGCAGCTTCGCAGCCCTCCCGGAAGGCGCGCGCGCCGTATTCGGCGAAGGAGCGGATCCGGAAAATGTGCTGGTGCAGCATAATTCCGCAGTCGTGTACAGCAAGCTGAACGCCGAGCTGGCTGCCAAAGGCGTCATTTTCACGGATCTGCATACGGCGGCCCGCGAGCATGAAGAGCTCGTGAAGCCGCATCTGATGCAAGCCGTTAAGGCTGAAGAGCACCGCATTGCGGCGCTGCATGCCGCGCTGTGGAACGGCGGCGTATTCCTGTACGTGCCCCGAAATGTAGAAGTGGACATACCGGTGCAAGCTTTGTTCTATACCGATGATTCCAAGGCTACGTTCGCGCCGCATATCTTGATTGTGGCGGATGTGAACAGCCGGGTGAACTATGTTGATAATTACGTGTCCGGCCCGTTGAGCGAACCGGTCATGCACAACGGCGTGGTTGAAGTATTCGTCAAGCCGGGAGCGAAGGTGACCTACGCTTCGATTCACCATCTGGGCGAAGCGACAACCGATATTTCGTTCCGCCGCGCCATCGTAGAGAATGACGGCCGTATCGAATGGGTCGTCGGCGAGATGAACAATGGCAATGGAGCTTCCGATACATGCTCGATTCTGAACGGCAACGGCTCCACCTCCGATGCGAAAGTGATCTGCGTCGGGAACGGAGAGCAGAAGCTCAACATTACGACGAAGGCCGTCCATATCGGCCTCAGTTCCGAGAGCGATATGATCACCCGCGCCGTGATGCGTGAATCCGCCTCTTCCATCATCAACGGAATTACGAAGATCGAGAAGGGCGCTTCCAAAGCGAACGGACAGCAGACCGAACGCGTGCTTATGCTGAGCCCGAAAGCCCGCGGCGACGCTAACCCGATTCTTCTTATCGATGAGGATGACGTCAAGGCAGGACACGCCGCGTCCGCCGGGCAAGTGAATCCGGAGCAAGTCTATTACTTGATGTCCCGCGGCGTATCCAAGGAGGAAGCGGAGAACCTGATTATTCGCGGGTTCCTGGCTCCGGTCGTGGCCGAACTGCCGAACGAGCATCTGCAGGAGCTGCTGCGCCGCTACATCGAAAGGAAGTTAGGACAATGA
- the sufC gene encoding Fe-S cluster assembly ATPase SufC has protein sequence MATEFVINGLKATIEGKEILKGISLSMKGGEVHAIMGPNGTGKSTLASALMGHPKYEVTEGSATLDGEEVLEMDVDERARAGLFLAMQYPSEIAGVTNSDFLRSAINARRGEGNEISLIKFIRQMESKMKELEMNEEFAHRYLNEGFSGGEKKRNEILQMMMLDPKIVVLDEIDSGLDIDALKIVANGVNAMRSEERGFLIITHYQRLLNYVKPDFVHVMMQGRIVKSGGPELAERLEAEGYDWIKEELGIADETVGQDA, from the coding sequence ATGGCAACAGAATTCGTCATTAATGGTTTGAAAGCGACCATTGAAGGTAAAGAGATCCTGAAAGGCATCAGCCTCTCGATGAAGGGCGGGGAAGTGCACGCCATCATGGGGCCGAACGGAACAGGGAAGAGTACGCTGGCATCCGCTCTGATGGGCCACCCTAAATATGAAGTAACCGAAGGCAGCGCGACACTTGACGGCGAAGAAGTGCTTGAAATGGATGTCGATGAGCGCGCACGCGCGGGGCTGTTCCTTGCGATGCAATATCCGAGCGAGATTGCCGGCGTTACGAATTCCGATTTCCTGCGCAGCGCCATCAACGCGCGCCGCGGGGAAGGCAACGAGATCTCCCTCATCAAGTTCATCCGCCAGATGGAATCGAAGATGAAGGAATTGGAGATGAATGAAGAGTTCGCTCATCGTTATTTGAATGAAGGCTTCTCCGGCGGGGAGAAGAAGCGCAACGAGATTCTTCAAATGATGATGCTCGATCCGAAGATCGTCGTCCTTGACGAGATCGACTCCGGTCTGGATATCGACGCGTTGAAAATCGTGGCGAACGGCGTGAATGCTATGCGCAGCGAAGAGCGGGGCTTCTTGATTATTACTCACTATCAACGGTTGCTGAACTACGTCAAGCCTGACTTCGTTCACGTCATGATGCAGGGCCGTATTGTCAAATCCGGCGGACCTGAGCTGGCAGAGCGGCTTGAAGCAGAAGGCTACGACTGGATTAAGGAAGAGCTTGGCATCGCCGATGAGACGGTTGGACAAGACGCCTAA
- a CDS encoding Dps family protein, with the protein MSNQKLQQMLNQQVANLNLMYVKLHNYHWFVKGDLFFTLHEKFEEFYNEITEKMDEVAERLLTIGGKPYATLKEYAANATIPEARGNETAEEMVKQLIDDFNQLITEFGEALKEADRVGDNVTNDMFIGMQGDLEKHIWMLSSYLGNASKAVHQMA; encoded by the coding sequence ATGTCGAACCAAAAATTGCAGCAGATGTTGAATCAGCAAGTAGCCAACTTGAATCTGATGTATGTGAAGCTTCATAACTACCATTGGTTTGTAAAAGGCGATTTGTTCTTCACGCTTCATGAGAAGTTCGAAGAATTCTATAATGAGATTACGGAGAAAATGGATGAAGTGGCGGAAAGATTGCTTACGATCGGCGGCAAGCCTTACGCTACGCTGAAGGAGTATGCGGCGAACGCGACGATTCCGGAAGCGCGCGGCAACGAGACGGCCGAAGAGATGGTCAAGCAATTGATCGATGATTTCAATCAATTGATTACCGAATTCGGAGAAGCGTTGAAGGAAGCCGACCGCGTCGGAGACAATGTGACCAACGATATGTTCATTGGCATGCAGGGCGATCTGGAGAAGCATATCTGGATGCTGAGCTCCTACTTGGGCAATGCCTCCAAAGCCGTCCATCAGATGGCGTAA
- the mtnK gene encoding S-methyl-5-thioribose kinase yields the protein MTYHTAYRPLGLEDAVALAHGIEGLFPPDLPLHCEEIGDGNLNLVFRVSGVPERTDVATPPRRIIIKQALPYAKVVGESWPLTLDRARIESEALLAQGRLVPHLVPKVYAYDPELALTVMEDLSDHTIMRHGLMQSATYPLFAEHIAEFMAHTLFFTSDLGCNQQEKKRIAASFSNPELCKITEDLIFDDPYTDSPNNNCEEALREDHRKLQEDQALHLEVMLLREKFLTQAQALLHGDLHTGSIFVTPDSTKVIDPEFAYYGPIGFDIGAVLANLLLNAAGHEYWSTDEGARKQHRDYLLATAEAVWTGFESRFRSLWNEHGIDRLSFTPGYQDLYMERILQDAVGYAGCKIIRRIVGLSHVADIDRIEDDAIRLRAQRMALSIGKTFILSNQSVRSIREAIAAAGSAIEDEYAHNRS from the coding sequence ATGACTTATCACACAGCTTACCGTCCTTTGGGCCTGGAGGATGCCGTGGCTCTGGCGCACGGGATCGAAGGACTGTTCCCGCCCGATCTGCCTCTTCATTGCGAGGAAATCGGCGATGGCAATTTGAATTTGGTGTTTCGGGTATCCGGCGTTCCGGAGAGAACCGATGTTGCGACTCCCCCCCGACGTATTATTATCAAGCAGGCGCTCCCGTATGCAAAAGTGGTGGGAGAATCGTGGCCGCTCACTTTGGATCGGGCCCGAATCGAAAGCGAAGCCCTGCTGGCTCAAGGAAGGCTCGTCCCTCACCTCGTTCCGAAGGTCTATGCGTACGATCCGGAGCTGGCGCTCACCGTGATGGAAGATCTGAGCGATCATACGATTATGCGCCACGGGCTGATGCAGTCGGCTACGTATCCGCTGTTCGCTGAACATATTGCGGAATTCATGGCTCATACGCTGTTCTTCACCTCTGATCTGGGCTGCAATCAGCAGGAGAAAAAGCGAATCGCGGCTTCGTTCTCCAACCCCGAGCTGTGCAAAATAACCGAGGATCTGATCTTCGACGATCCTTATACCGATTCACCGAACAATAATTGCGAAGAAGCGCTGCGCGAGGATCACCGCAAGCTTCAGGAGGATCAGGCCCTTCATCTCGAAGTGATGCTGCTGCGGGAGAAGTTCCTGACCCAGGCCCAGGCTCTGCTGCATGGCGATCTTCATACGGGAAGCATCTTCGTCACGCCGGACTCGACCAAAGTAATCGACCCGGAATTCGCCTATTATGGCCCGATCGGCTTCGACATCGGCGCGGTCCTGGCCAATCTGCTGCTCAATGCGGCCGGGCATGAATATTGGAGTACGGATGAAGGGGCCCGGAAGCAGCACCGTGACTATTTGCTGGCAACGGCTGAAGCAGTCTGGACCGGGTTCGAGTCCCGCTTCCGCTCGCTGTGGAACGAACACGGCATCGATCGGCTGTCATTTACCCCTGGATATCAGGATCTTTATATGGAACGAATTTTGCAGGATGCGGTCGGTTATGCCGGCTGCAAAATCATTCGCCGGATTGTCGGCCTCTCGCATGTCGCCGATATTGACCGCATTGAGGATGATGCGATCCGGCTGCGGGCGCAACGGATGGCGCTGAGCATCGGCAAGACATTCATCCTGTCCAACCAGTCTGTCCGCTCCATTCGGGAAGCTATCGCGGCAGCCGGGTCGGCCATCGAGGACGAGTACGCCCATAACCGTTCCTAA
- a CDS encoding YunC family protein, with the protein MMQIVPMAMDGMTVLGIEVKLPKTTLLAITTEEGYIMCGALDVGLLNEKLKDRRIVAGRAVGVRTLEQLLEAPLESVTVEAENRGIHVGMTGREALARMV; encoded by the coding sequence ATGATGCAGATAGTGCCAATGGCTATGGACGGCATGACCGTTCTAGGCATTGAAGTGAAGCTTCCGAAGACGACGCTGCTCGCGATTACGACAGAGGAAGGATATATTATGTGCGGGGCGCTCGATGTCGGGCTGTTGAATGAGAAGCTGAAGGATCGCCGCATTGTTGCGGGGCGTGCCGTCGGGGTGCGCACGCTGGAACAGCTGCTGGAAGCGCCGCTCGAGTCGGTGACCGTCGAGGCGGAGAACCGGGGCATTCATGTTGGCATGACGGGGAGAGAAGCGCTCGCGCGGATGGTGTAG
- a CDS encoding putative bifunctional diguanylate cyclase/phosphodiesterase translates to MNNQIEEPRVEPRRTSLFGVTSLLAAITCIGGAVVFLLSEGVLRIGIGILWGAAVAYITLSEWRAKPLRREAIRQTRCILDNRAPAGSEWAYLVNHVPVPIFFIERDGAVKGVNHSFRGVTGYEEEMPALSEVMDECSKRKLLDTMMNLEPGGEKELALAGFHKEGFRQDWIARVVRLADGVCPQAARPIYSVCLQDPSPDRHMAERIRYMSYYDDMTGLPNRRMFMQRLEEAIGMAVNESFSIAVLYMDLDRFKRINDTFGTDFGDMLLMQIAERLLRTMTDNDVVARMEGDEFACFFTFVESEAEVHKRIMQWLSVLEEPFCLNDVPVHVTMSIGIAMVDNPGSIDGAQAMKQADLALSRVKEQGKNGFLFYVPEMNDRPLERLTLENDMRRGLKEEEFELYYQPQFDMNTERIVGMEALVRWNHPVRGMISPGEFIPIAEENGFIVALGTWVLEEACRQNKEWQQKGFPPIPVSVNLSVRQFEMDNLSETVEEVLAKTGLDPAYLDLEITESMTMDVPRASPVLQQLKDMGVAISIDDFGTGYSSLHYLKNFPIHRLKIDRSFVRDLQQDPNDAAIVSAIIALGHNMNMQVIAEGVETEEQLHFLQKHNCDEIQGFYFSPPLSCQRFEQLFREHCETYIG, encoded by the coding sequence GTGAATAATCAGATAGAAGAACCGAGGGTGGAACCGCGAAGAACGTCGCTGTTCGGCGTTACATCGTTATTGGCGGCCATAACGTGCATCGGTGGCGCGGTTGTCTTTTTGCTGTCGGAGGGCGTTCTCCGAATCGGTATCGGGATCCTATGGGGAGCCGCCGTGGCGTACATCACGCTATCCGAATGGCGGGCGAAGCCGCTTCGGCGGGAGGCAATCCGCCAGACTCGGTGTATACTTGACAACAGAGCACCGGCCGGTTCGGAGTGGGCATACTTGGTTAATCATGTGCCTGTTCCGATTTTTTTTATAGAGAGGGATGGCGCGGTTAAGGGTGTGAATCATTCGTTCCGCGGCGTAACGGGCTACGAAGAAGAGATGCCGGCGCTGTCCGAGGTGATGGATGAGTGCTCCAAGCGGAAATTGCTGGACACGATGATGAATCTCGAACCGGGGGGCGAGAAGGAGCTTGCGCTTGCCGGGTTCCATAAGGAGGGCTTCCGTCAGGATTGGATTGCCCGGGTTGTCCGTCTGGCCGATGGGGTCTGCCCCCAGGCGGCCCGGCCGATCTATTCGGTCTGCCTGCAGGATCCGAGTCCGGACCGCCATATGGCGGAGCGGATCCGGTACATGTCCTATTATGATGATATGACCGGGCTGCCGAACCGGCGCATGTTCATGCAGCGGTTGGAGGAAGCCATCGGGATGGCCGTCAATGAGAGCTTCTCGATAGCCGTTCTATACATGGACCTCGACCGGTTTAAGCGGATTAATGATACATTCGGCACGGATTTCGGCGATATGCTGCTGATGCAGATTGCCGAGCGGCTGCTGCGGACGATGACAGATAATGACGTGGTCGCCCGGATGGAAGGCGATGAATTCGCCTGCTTTTTCACGTTCGTGGAATCGGAGGCCGAAGTGCATAAGCGGATCATGCAATGGCTGTCCGTCCTGGAAGAGCCGTTCTGCTTGAACGATGTCCCGGTTCATGTGACGATGAGCATCGGCATTGCGATGGTCGACAACCCGGGCTCGATAGACGGGGCTCAGGCGATGAAGCAAGCGGATCTGGCGCTGTCGCGCGTGAAGGAACAGGGGAAGAACGGCTTCCTCTTCTATGTGCCGGAGATGAATGATCGGCCGCTGGAACGGCTGACGCTGGAAAATGACATGCGGCGGGGGCTGAAGGAAGAGGAATTCGAGCTGTATTATCAGCCGCAGTTCGATATGAATACGGAGCGCATCGTCGGCATGGAAGCATTGGTCCGTTGGAATCATCCCGTGCGCGGAATGATCTCGCCGGGGGAATTTATTCCGATCGCGGAGGAGAACGGCTTCATTGTCGCCCTTGGCACATGGGTGCTTGAAGAAGCCTGCCGGCAAAATAAAGAATGGCAGCAGAAGGGCTTTCCGCCGATACCGGTATCGGTCAATCTGTCCGTTCGCCAGTTCGAAATGGACAACCTGTCGGAGACGGTGGAGGAGGTATTGGCCAAGACCGGATTGGATCCGGCCTACCTCGATCTGGAGATTACGGAGAGCATGACCATGGACGTGCCCAGAGCATCTCCCGTGCTGCAGCAGTTGAAGGATATGGGGGTAGCCATCAGCATTGACGATTTCGGCACCGGCTACAGCTCGCTCCATTATCTCAAAAATTTCCCGATACATCGCCTGAAGATCGACCGCTCGTTCGTCCGCGATCTGCAGCAGGATCCGAATGATGCGGCGATTGTGTCGGCGATTATCGCCCTGGGGCACAATATGAATATGCAGGTCATTGCCGAAGGGGTAGAGACGGAGGAGCAGCTCCACTTCCTGCAGAAGCATAACTGCGACGAAATTCAGGGGTTCTATTTCAGCCCGCCGCTGTCCTGCCAGCGGTTCGAGCAGTTGTTCCGCGAACATTGCGAGACATACATAGGATAG
- a CDS encoding DUF423 domain-containing protein, giving the protein MLRRYAIIGSLNMLLSVALGAFGAHIMQARLTPERMATYETAVQYHMAHALGLILIAILADKLADQKKVQWSARLLLTGMIIFSGSLYLLCFTGFSMLGAITPIGGVAFLIGWLMLALAARR; this is encoded by the coding sequence ATGCTGCGACGCTACGCAATAATAGGAAGCCTGAATATGTTGTTGTCCGTTGCGCTGGGGGCGTTTGGTGCGCATATTATGCAGGCAAGACTGACACCGGAGCGGATGGCGACCTATGAGACGGCGGTTCAATATCATATGGCGCATGCGCTTGGATTGATTCTGATTGCAATCCTGGCGGATAAGCTGGCGGACCAGAAGAAGGTGCAGTGGTCGGCCCGCCTCCTGTTGACGGGAATGATCATCTTCTCGGGAAGCTTGTATCTGCTATGCTTCACCGGATTCTCCATGCTGGGTGCGATTACGCCGATTGGAGGCGTCGCCTTCCTTATCGGCTGGCTCATGCTAGCCTTGGCAGCGCGAAGATAG
- a CDS encoding DUF4091 domain-containing protein: MDVFSEAHWELIRRFIRTAVRHGINMILTPLFTPPLDTDVGGERPTVQLVDVAKTGDRYAFGFARLERWVKLCLEEGVEYFEMSHLFTQWGAKHAPKIIAAVDGEPQRIFGWETDASGPEYRAFLRQFLPELVAWMKANEIADRAHFHISDEPRVEQMDSYRNAVEAVSDLLAEFPVMDALSDYDFYQSGLVQVPVPANDHIEPFIENGVKPLWTYYCCSQYREVSNRFFSMPSARNRILGWQLYKFQADGFLHWGYNFYYSQYSRKPIDPFRTTDASYAFPSGDAFLVYPGAEGPLESIRLDVLREALQDLRALQLLESYIGREAVIALIEEDLDEPLTFRTYPHSADWLLNKRMLVNERIREAACGKLSAPS; the protein is encoded by the coding sequence GTGGACGTGTTCAGCGAAGCGCATTGGGAGCTGATTCGGAGGTTCATCCGGACCGCCGTCCGGCACGGCATCAATATGATCCTGACGCCGCTGTTCACGCCTCCGCTGGATACCGACGTCGGAGGGGAGCGTCCGACCGTCCAGCTCGTTGACGTCGCCAAGACAGGCGATCGCTATGCCTTCGGCTTCGCGCGCCTGGAACGCTGGGTGAAGCTCTGCCTGGAGGAGGGCGTCGAATATTTCGAGATGTCCCATCTGTTCACCCAGTGGGGCGCGAAGCATGCGCCGAAGATTATCGCGGCCGTGGACGGCGAGCCGCAGCGCATCTTCGGATGGGAGACGGACGCATCCGGTCCCGAGTACCGCGCGTTCCTGCGCCAGTTCCTGCCGGAGCTGGTTGCCTGGATGAAGGCGAACGAAATCGCGGACCGGGCTCATTTCCATATCTCGGACGAACCGCGCGTCGAGCAGATGGACTCTTACCGCAACGCGGTGGAAGCCGTATCCGATCTGCTGGCGGAGTTCCCGGTGATGGACGCCTTATCCGATTATGATTTCTATCAGAGCGGGCTCGTCCAGGTGCCGGTTCCGGCCAACGATCATATCGAGCCGTTCATCGAGAACGGGGTGAAGCCGCTCTGGACCTATTACTGCTGCTCCCAGTACCGGGAGGTGTCGAACCGCTTCTTCTCGATGCCTTCAGCGCGCAACCGCATTCTCGGCTGGCAGCTGTACAAATTCCAGGCCGACGGCTTCCTCCATTGGGGATATAATTTCTACTATTCGCAATATTCGCGGAAGCCGATCGATCCGTTCCGCACGACGGACGCGTCGTACGCCTTCCCGTCAGGCGACGCCTTCCTCGTCTATCCCGGCGCGGAGGGGCCGCTCGAATCGATCCGGCTCGATGTGCTGCGGGAGGCGCTGCAGGATCTGCGCGCGCTGCAGCTTCTTGAATCCTATATCGGCCGGGAGGCGGTCATCGCACTCATCGAAGAAGATTTGGATGAACCGCTCACCTTCCGCACCTATCCGCACAGCGCCGACTGGCTGCTGAACAAGCGGATGCTGGTGAATGAACGGATTCGGGAAGCGGCTTGCGGCAAGCTGTCCGCTCCATCATAA
- a CDS encoding IclR family transcriptional regulator encodes MAASAPGLSSGLRIMEAIVESESGIGFNQLKAAAGLSAASLNRYLQVLLEQQYVEKDANQQYVAGPMLFALMQRAERHHGLRGASGPVLDRISREAGCTALWIDFRHGRMICRDKRVHPEGVAMQQTGEIRTDYPLHPWGFLLLAHADEARRRLYLEHAEDGALAPYRPDAAALDQYIADAAKRGLADDQGAILPHIRRIAVPVYDGERLAAAIGVGMPGTSFDAPFIHRIYELLQDEAAQVRKLLQPAIQEGRGES; translated from the coding sequence ATGGCGGCTTCCGCACCAGGGTTGAGCAGCGGGCTTCGCATCATGGAAGCGATCGTCGAATCCGAATCCGGCATCGGATTCAATCAATTGAAGGCAGCGGCCGGCTTGAGCGCAGCCAGTCTGAACCGGTATTTGCAAGTGCTGCTGGAGCAGCAATATGTAGAGAAGGACGCGAATCAGCAATATGTGGCCGGGCCCATGCTGTTCGCCTTGATGCAGCGGGCCGAGCGCCATCACGGGCTCCGCGGCGCGAGCGGCCCGGTGCTGGACCGCATCTCCCGGGAGGCGGGCTGCACCGCGCTCTGGATCGATTTCCGCCACGGGCGCATGATCTGCCGGGACAAGCGGGTGCATCCGGAAGGCGTCGCGATGCAGCAGACGGGCGAGATCCGGACCGATTACCCGCTTCACCCATGGGGCTTCCTGCTGCTGGCGCATGCCGATGAAGCGAGGCGGCGCTTATATCTCGAGCACGCGGAGGACGGAGCCTTGGCGCCATATCGTCCGGATGCGGCGGCCCTGGACCAGTATATTGCCGACGCTGCGAAGCGCGGCCTGGCGGATGATCAGGGGGCCATCCTGCCCCATATTCGCCGCATCGCCGTTCCGGTCTATGACGGGGAGCGGCTCGCCGCCGCGATTGGGGTCGGCATGCCGGGCACTTCCTTCGATGCCCCGTTCATTCACCGCATCTATGAGCTGCTGCAGGACGAGGCCGCGCAGGTGAGGAAGCTGCTGCAGCCTGCGATTCAGGAAGGGAGAGGGGAATCATGA
- a CDS encoding sulfatase family protein: MNMDVSKNMNRSKTLINAKSTRPNVIYILADDMGYGDISCLNPDSRIATPHLDRLGREGLIYTDAHSSSAVCTPSRYSILTGRYNWRSELKEGVLWGYSPSILEEGRMTVASLFKQAGYATACYGKWHLGLDWHRTGPAAEDVDFSKPIRRGPLDAGFDEFYGISASLDMPPYVYIENDSVAQLPDRLTRNDDRKGFWREGPTAPDFRHEEVLPRLTRKVLERIEQGSSAADGSPFFIYFPLPAPHTPIVPTPEFVGRSGTNLYGDFVLMVDDVVGAILRKLEECGIADNTVVLYTSDNGCSPSADYEELARCCHNPSYVFRGHKADIYEGGHRVPLLVRWPARIAAGTVSDEPVCLVDFMATAAGLTGQTLPDDAGEDSVSHLLLWLGTGGTEPLREAIVHHSIDGSFSIRKGEWKLELCPGSGGWSDPVPRQEPPGSPSFQLYRLSGDLGERQNVIDRFPDIVQELTALLTRYIKEGRSTPGVPQPNTGMPRWSQLHWME, encoded by the coding sequence ATGAATATGGATGTGAGCAAGAATATGAACCGCAGCAAGACTTTGATCAACGCCAAAAGCACGCGTCCGAATGTCATTTACATTTTGGCTGACGATATGGGATACGGCGACATTTCTTGTCTGAACCCCGATTCCCGAATCGCGACGCCGCATCTGGATCGGCTTGGGCGGGAGGGCCTTATCTATACCGATGCGCATTCCTCCTCCGCCGTTTGCACCCCTTCGCGCTACAGTATCCTGACCGGCCGGTATAACTGGCGCTCGGAATTGAAGGAGGGCGTCCTGTGGGGGTACTCCCCCAGCATCCTCGAAGAAGGCCGAATGACGGTCGCCTCCTTGTTCAAGCAGGCCGGCTATGCTACAGCATGCTACGGGAAATGGCATCTCGGACTCGACTGGCACCGGACCGGCCCCGCGGCCGAAGATGTTGATTTCAGCAAGCCGATTCGGCGCGGTCCGCTCGATGCCGGGTTCGACGAATTCTACGGCATCAGCGCCTCGCTCGATATGCCGCCTTATGTCTATATCGAGAATGATTCCGTGGCGCAGCTGCCGGATCGGCTGACCCGCAACGATGACCGCAAAGGATTTTGGCGGGAAGGCCCAACGGCGCCCGATTTCCGCCATGAGGAGGTGCTGCCCCGGCTGACCCGGAAGGTGCTGGAGCGGATTGAGCAGGGCAGCTCGGCGGCGGACGGCAGCCCGTTCTTCATCTACTTCCCGTTGCCCGCGCCGCATACGCCGATTGTGCCGACGCCGGAATTCGTCGGGCGCTCGGGAACCAACTTGTACGGGGACTTCGTCCTTATGGTCGACGATGTCGTGGGCGCGATTCTGCGCAAGCTGGAGGAATGCGGAATCGCGGACAACACGGTTGTCCTGTACACGAGCGACAACGGATGCTCCCCGAGCGCGGATTATGAGGAGCTGGCCCGCTGCTGCCATAACCCGAGCTACGTCTTCCGCGGCCACAAGGCCGATATTTATGAAGGGGGACACCGTGTTCCGCTGCTCGTACGCTGGCCAGCGCGCATCGCGGCGGGCACCGTCTCCGACGAACCGGTCTGCCTCGTCGACTTCATGGCGACGGCCGCCGGCTTAACGGGCCAGACGCTCCCAGACGATGCGGGCGAGGACAGCGTCAGCCATCTCCTCCTGTGGCTCGGGACGGGCGGAACGGAGCCGCTTCGCGAAGCGATCGTGCATCATTCGATCGACGGCTCCTTCTCGATTCGCAAGGGCGAATGGAAGCTGGAGCTGTGCCCCGGCTCCGGAGGCTGGAGCGATCCGGTGCCTAGACAAGAGCCTCCCGGATCCCCTTCATTCCAGCTGTACCGGCTGAGCGGCGACCTCGGCGAGCGGCAAAATGTGATCGATCGCTTCCCTGATATCGTCCAGGAACTGACGGCCCTGTTGACCCGCTATATCAAGGAAGGACGAAGCACGCCAGGGGTGCCGCAGCCCAATACGGGCATGCCGCGCTGGAGCCAGCTGCACTGGATGGAATAA